Within the Musa acuminata AAA Group cultivar baxijiao chromosome BXJ2-9, Cavendish_Baxijiao_AAA, whole genome shotgun sequence genome, the region ATGGGCTGAACTAGGTGAGGCTAGGTGGGCCATGCTCCTTGGCATTCTGGAATATTTATAATTTAGTTCTATTCTGACTTATTAAAGTTTCTAATTGCTCCGGCTAAAAAAAATTTTTACTAAGCACTTGAATAAtcatgcatatgatatgaactccTAATTCTTTGCAAATTTGCACTTTTGATAATTTCTTCACCTGTACCCACAGTTGCATTCAAGTAAATTCCTTTGGTTTCCATGTAAACATAGATATCTTGCCAATCTTCCAGGATCCTTTTAATATTTTCTGGCTTTTCAAGAGGAATATTGGTCAGTCTTTTGAATAGACAATTGTCTAATTTGTTATGAGTTTTTGAATAATTTCTTTTCCGGACTTGCCCATGATATCATTTGCCTTTTAAGATCTTAGACAAATTGGAAGAGATTTATCCTGTGCCTTTTCTGGACGGTTGTCTCATAAAAGAATGGTGCATTTTTCACATCAAGTATTAAAGATATCATGATCTATTTTGACAAAGTTGGGGTTGACCAAGGAAATGCTGTAGCATTTTTATTCTACCTTATGTGTGTTGATGGTACTCCACACTTGGGAAAAGAAAAAATGCAAGTACAACTAATGTGAAAAACAAGTATAATTACTTGTACAGTGAATTGGATTCCTGGGTTTTCTTAGGCTAGGTCTTGTAATAAGCTTGACAGTATTGGTGTTCCATTTTGTTCATCAAATCTATATGATCCTGAATAGTCAGCTGGCAAGTTTCTATTGAAGATCATCCATCATGATGCTGAGATCCAATAGTTGATTTTCTTCTCTGTTCTTATCTGCAAAACCTGCAAGGCCTGTTCATTTACCTGTTGATCACGTATATATATTTGAACTTTTGTCTCATTAGTGATTGTCTTTGCTCTCTTATTACAGCCATAAGAATATATTGTTCCAATAATTTTTCCACAAGTAGCAGATGCCCACGTGGTTCAGTCTTAATTTTAGTAAAAGAATTTTTTGCATCTGGACATTCATGCTGTAGTATATAAAGTATCGATTGGATATGGTTAAAATGTTCGTGAAAGTTGAGGAATATGATCTTAACTAAATTTGGGTCTCACCAGGTTAGCTAGGGCTTTCCAAATGCTGGATGGATGGATGTCTTTGAAGCCAGTTGATGGTTAAGAAGTGTTGAAGAGCCAGAGCAAAAGGAAATTCCAACAGATTAAGGAAACTTGAATCTGAAGCCAAGGAAAATTATGTTGCTCTAAATTACTTTATAAACTTAATGCACCATCATATTTTTGTGGATTACTTGATTAAGACATACCTCTGTGTAACCATGTAAGCTATTTTTTCTCTTACCATGTGGACATACCTTACAGATAAGACACATGAGCATCTTAgtgatgttacttggattttcagAAGTGAATGCTTCACATGAAACTTCAATTGTTCCTGTGTATCTGTTTTATCTGATCTTTACAAGTGTTGTTAACTGTTTGATCTGATGCGTAAGCTttcataatattatatatatatatatatatatatatttattgttaTGACATATTGTTTATCTATGGTCTGCAtggtatatttatttttttatgacagATATTgtgttttttttcatttttatactATTCACTTGTCAGTTCTGaccctaatttttttttgtacaatGCAGTCACCAATTGCCTAAAGCCAGGGTCGGCAAGAAGCATTTGCACTTTGTGATTTGATAATGTATGCAGTTTGTGTGCTTGTCTATATTAGTGGTCTCATGCATTAGGTCCATAGTACACATGCCAAGCACATTACATTGTACAATAATGGTCTGAATGTCATTTTTACATTCATCACATGCAATTtgcttgataataatgtttcttTTGCTAGCTACTCTAACAAATTGATTTATACTTTGAATTCAGTCTCGATGACTGATGTTATCCGAAACTTTAATGGGCAGCCATTATTTGGTAGCTCGTAATGAGCTTCAAAATGTGCTACTGGCGCATTATTGGCGTTGTCATTGGATCTTGTTTGTACTTGAAGACAGTTTCAGGTGCTCACTGGTGATGTACTTCACCTTGTTCATAGGGGTAAAAGTTTTTGTTGCCCGTGCAGTGTTTGTTGTTGAAGACTTGTTTTTCTTACGTCATTGGGAGTTGATTTTGTTATTTCCTTTGTCTGCAGAATCATATTTCTGTCTCGAGCTCAAATTTGACTCGTTTGATAAGCTACTGGTGAaccgatattttaataaaataataaaacattAAAAAGGAGATCAGGAAACTTCCGGACGGTTGCAAACCGAAGACTCCAGAAACCCTATTTTTCTAACTCGAGTCGAGCTCGAGTTCGACTTCATTGCAACCGTATACACCGTCTCGGTTGCATGTCTTCCAATAAAGTGGTAAATATGCGATCATCTACGTGACTAAAAACACGTAAACTTCCAGACAGTTCCAAATCGAAGACTCCAGAATCCCTTTCTCGATTGTTCGCGTGTATTAATCCCCTCCCCGTAACACTTTGTTCGTCGTCCGCATAATTTGGTATTCGGGAACGCTTGGCCGTCGTTTCTCTTCCGTATCTGTGGAACCCTAATTCCAGTGTTGCCGTCGCCGACCCTAAATCTAGCCATGGCGAAGTTTGGTGAGGGCGACAAGCGGTGGATCGTCGAAGAGCGCGTTGACGGCACCAACGTCCACAACTGGCACTGGGCGGAGCGCAACTGCATCGAGTGGTCCCGCTCGTtcctctcctccctcctctccgGCCTCACCATTCTCGACGGCGAGGGCGGCCTCGCCATCCGCACCAAGGCACTCGATAAGCTCGAGGGCGAGGCCTACGTCAACATCCGTAAGGGCAAGGTCATCCCGGGCTACGAGCTCTCCCTCTCCCTATCCTGGGAGGGCGAGGCCCGTGACTCTACCGCTGGGGGCGACCCTCTCGTCAATGTCTCCGGATCCGTCGAGGTGCCTTACCTCGCCGATGAGAACGCCGGAGAGGACCCCGAGGTCAGGATCACCATCCGGGATGATGACGGCCCTGTCGGGCGCCGGATCAAGGACGCCTTTATTGCCAAGGGCAAGCCGGTGGTGTTGGAGAAGCTTCGGGCTTACGTGCAGGCGATGGCCAAGGGTGGCCCCGCGATGGACGAGCTCGAGACCAAGAAGCCTCCCTCTGTTGTTGGAAAAAACCAGTCTGCGGCATCCCCTGCAGCTGGAGGGAAGACTGCTCCGACCGCATCTGTAGCGGGTAATGCAGCGGTGGCaacgaaggagaagaagaagactaaAGAGGGCTTTAAGAACATATCTTTGACGGAGAAGTTCTACTGTAGGGCAAGGGATATTTATGAGATCTTGATGGATGAGAACCGATGGAAGGGTTTCACTCAGAGCAATTCTAGGATTAGCAAGGAAGTTGGTGGACAGTTCAGCCTCTTTGATGGATCGATCACTGGGGTCAATGAAGAACTGCAGGAAGCCAAGCTGATCGTTCAGAAGTGGAGATTTGGAAGCTGGCCAGAGGGTGTTCATTCAACGGTGAGTGCACTTTTCAGCTTGATTTTTCTATATTTCTGATCTATTGAACTTGTAATTGGGTTTTGGGATTTGATAAGTTAATGGAATGCAGGTGAGGCTGACTTTTGATGAGCCTGAGCAAGGAGTTACTATTGTGAAATTGACGCAGACAAATGTGCCAGAGGAAGACAAGTAAGATTCTTTCTAACAATAACAGCATCCTCTTGTTTAGCATATGTATGGTCTCTTCTCTAATATCGTATGTTTGGGTTTGTTTACAGGTATGGGAATGCCACGGTTGTGGAAAACACAGAAAGAGGATGGAGGGATCTCATCTTCCACAAGATACGAGCTGTCTTTGGTTTTGGAATGTAGAAGCAgcccttttcttttatttacAAGTTGTCATTTCATTGTTTCTTACTGCCTTTGAACTGCAACATTCGGCAATGCATGGACTTGATATGCCTCTGTTGTTAGTTAACATGGTGACTATTGTGAAAACCTGAGACATCTTTCTTTTGTTTGCTCACTATCGGTGTACCCTTATCTTGATAAGCGGAAACTTCAGACTTGAAATCTTGTTTACTATGACTTTTATGGTTTAAATGTTGTGAAGTTTTATAGGCTTTCATCCTATTGTATGCAAATTGCCTTATTGCCATCTTCACCATTTTGGTTTTTGTATGAAATTTGTCTTTCTATTTGGATGACTCTTCAGTTATATGTATCATGTTGTCTTCTAAGATGTCCTACCTTTCTCTGAAAGAAAACACCAAATAACACACAATCGTGTTTCACATTTGTACTTTATACTCACTAGAGAACAATGGATTTATGTCTCAATCCACACTCCTTGAGACATGACTAGGTGATAATGCTTACACTTAAAGAGGAAATAAGGGAGTATAAGATCAAGAAGTTAATATAAGCAAATATGTTTAGTTATTGTGCCTGctgtctcacttttacaacatagGAACTTTTAATTGAAGGCTTTGTTGAAGATGACTTGTTTCTCTTAAATACATCCAAATGAAATAAGAGTTTGACATGCAGACCTTTTGTAAGTAGATCAAACCAATTCAAAAAACATTGAATTTTAGTCAAAGGTGTGCAACATGGTTAAATTTTCCGCTGCTTTCAAATGATTATAGGtaagaaattaatatttttttacgtTCCACTAGAATTCTTTGTTTCTTTTGCATTATATGAGACACGATGGAATGAACCACCACATAGAGAAATATACATGTTCTTAACCCCTTTTGGTTCATTTTTTCCGATGTACAAATTCAATATTCTACTTCTCCAAACTTGATGCCTTTAACTTGATATTTGACAGCACATTCATATATAGACATGATTGTGCTAGAAGAGTTTCAGTAAAACttgataaaattttatagaaGAGATCAAATCGATTTTGGTAGTTTGACGAAAAATGTTTTTCGTTTGATTTTAATGGCAAGAGAAGAATTCATGTAGACAGCTCAAAATAGTTGGGACCTTATGACATCTAACCCAGGTTTGCCATACCGCTTGGTATGGGTGGTGTGTATCGGTCTAACAGTGGATCAGTATGGGCGGTACTTCGGTATGCCCTCATGTACCATGTATCGGTATGCTCGGTACGGATCATACTGATAACTGGTCGGTACATCGATACGGACC harbors:
- the LOC135623719 gene encoding uncharacterized protein LOC135623719, giving the protein MAKFGEGDKRWIVEERVDGTNVHNWHWAERNCIEWSRSFLSSLLSGLTILDGEGGLAIRTKALDKLEGEAYVNIRKGKVIPGYELSLSLSWEGEARDSTAGGDPLVNVSGSVEVPYLADENAGEDPEVRITIRDDDGPVGRRIKDAFIAKGKPVVLEKLRAYVQAMAKGGPAMDELETKKPPSVVGKNQSAASPAAGGKTAPTASVAGNAAVATKEKKKTKEGFKNISLTEKFYCRARDIYEILMDENRWKGFTQSNSRISKEVGGQFSLFDGSITGVNEELQEAKLIVQKWRFGSWPEGVHSTVRLTFDEPEQGVTIVKLTQTNVPEEDKYGNATVVENTERGWRDLIFHKIRAVFGFGM